In one window of Deltaproteobacteria bacterium DNA:
- a CDS encoding SDR family oxidoreductase has protein sequence MTPPWFDLTGKTALVTGGSKGLGRAIAGALLRAGAGVAIASRTQADLDRAAAELGEHGGRVLPVCADVTDEPSIDALVQRVLAQWGQIDILVNNAGIEGSGAVVEMEASDWDRVMNVNLRGPMLCCKHVGPHMIRRRAGKVINVASVMAVRVSRYMAPYAASKAALVQFTRTLALEWISHNIQVNALCPGYFDTPMNQEFFGSDTGRRVIERLPIKRLGQVHEIEGAAVFLASGATSYMTGAALYVDGGHALA, from the coding sequence ATGACCCCGCCCTGGTTCGATCTCACGGGCAAGACCGCGCTGGTCACAGGCGGCAGCAAGGGGCTGGGCCGCGCCATTGCCGGAGCGTTGCTGCGAGCTGGCGCCGGCGTCGCCATCGCTAGCCGCACGCAAGCCGATCTCGATCGCGCGGCCGCCGAGTTGGGCGAACACGGCGGCCGCGTGCTGCCGGTGTGTGCTGATGTCACAGATGAACCCAGCATCGACGCCCTGGTGCAGCGGGTGCTCGCGCAATGGGGGCAGATCGACATCCTGGTGAACAACGCCGGCATCGAAGGCTCGGGGGCGGTGGTCGAGATGGAGGCGAGCGACTGGGATCGGGTCATGAACGTGAACCTGCGCGGTCCCATGCTCTGCTGTAAACACGTCGGACCGCACATGATCCGGCGCCGAGCGGGCAAGGTGATCAACGTCGCCTCGGTGATGGCCGTTCGCGTCTCCCGCTACATGGCGCCCTACGCCGCCAGCAAGGCGGCGCTGGTGCAGTTCACGCGCACGCTGGCGCTGGAGTGGATCAGCCACAACATCCAGGTCAACGCCCTCTGCCCCGGCTACTTCGACACGCCGATGAACCAGGAGTTCTTCGGCAGCGACACCGGCCGCCGCGTGATCGAGCGCTTGCCCATCAAGCGCCTCGGCCAAGTCCACGAAATCGAGGGCGCCGCCGTCTTCCTCGCCTCCGGCGCCACCAGCTACATGACCGGCGCCGCCCTCTACGTCGACGGCGGCCACGCGCTGGCGTGA
- a CDS encoding GNAT family N-acetyltransferase: MPRQRTKVVLTTRRLLLREMDLDGLDFVAVMLADPEVMRFYPKCYSRPEAEIWLRRQLQRYAEHGHGLWLVLDQASGVPLGQVGLTVQHLDGVDEPEVGYLIHRPFWRQGFATEAAIATRDYAFDALARPRVISLVRPENVPSQGVARKMGMAVVKRTVHAALVHLVFAVERNSAARCR, from the coding sequence GTGCCGCGGCAGCGGACCAAGGTGGTCCTGACGACCCGCCGGCTGCTGCTACGGGAGATGGATCTCGACGGCCTCGATTTCGTCGCCGTCATGCTCGCCGACCCCGAGGTCATGCGCTTCTATCCTAAGTGCTACTCGCGCCCGGAAGCCGAGATTTGGCTGCGCCGCCAGTTGCAGCGCTACGCCGAGCACGGGCATGGCCTGTGGCTGGTGCTGGACCAGGCCAGCGGCGTGCCGTTGGGGCAGGTGGGGCTGACGGTTCAGCACCTCGACGGCGTCGATGAACCGGAGGTGGGCTACCTGATCCACCGCCCGTTTTGGCGACAGGGGTTCGCCACCGAAGCGGCGATCGCGACGCGCGACTACGCCTTCGACGCCCTCGCCCGGCCGCGGGTGATTTCGCTCGTGCGACCGGAGAACGTGCCGTCACAAGGAGTGGCGAGGAAGATGGGTATGGCGGTGGTCAAGCGCACCGTTCACGCCGCACTCGTTCACTTGGTGTTTGCGGTGGAGCGCAACAGTGCCGCGCGGTGCCGCTAG
- a CDS encoding ketopantoate reductase family protein, producing MGCGGIGGILGAALAQQDCGLVAVTHNEAIAAAINAHGFEVVTGGQRQRVPGRAHVAIPADAGQFDFVFLAMQPPQVEEAARAALPFLAPAGAMVCFQNGLCEARVAPIVGPQRTLGAIVAWGGSMLRPGVYERTSGGGFVLGSFERHPDNEARLPALAGVLQAVGPTRTSDNLRGSRWSKLAINCAISSLGTIGGDRLGALMRYRYARRLGLELMTETVAVARACDIVLEKVSGTIDLEWVALTPADLVGPGSPSLLAKHALLLAVGAKFRRLRSSMLAAIERGREPAVEYLNGEVLARGLRLGVPTPINARVRALIHALARGECRPSHALLHKLYRDSRADVGPTRRRPPLGGAGIAIEAAPPG from the coding sequence ATGGGCTGCGGCGGTATCGGCGGTATCCTCGGCGCCGCGCTGGCGCAGCAGGACTGCGGCCTGGTGGCGGTCACCCACAACGAGGCGATCGCCGCGGCTATCAACGCCCACGGCTTCGAGGTTGTCACCGGCGGCCAGCGCCAGCGGGTGCCGGGGCGCGCCCACGTCGCTATTCCTGCCGATGCCGGCCAGTTTGATTTCGTTTTCCTCGCCATGCAGCCGCCGCAAGTGGAAGAGGCCGCGCGTGCGGCGCTGCCGTTTCTCGCCCCGGCAGGCGCCATGGTCTGCTTCCAGAACGGGCTGTGCGAAGCGCGAGTGGCGCCGATCGTGGGCCCGCAGCGCACGCTGGGGGCGATCGTGGCTTGGGGCGGGTCGATGCTGCGCCCGGGAGTCTACGAACGCACCTCTGGCGGCGGCTTCGTGCTCGGCAGCTTCGAACGCCATCCCGACAACGAGGCCCGTCTGCCGGCGCTGGCGGGCGTACTGCAAGCGGTCGGGCCTACCCGCACCAGCGACAATCTCAGGGGCAGCCGCTGGAGTAAGCTGGCGATCAACTGCGCCATCAGCTCGCTCGGCACCATCGGCGGCGACCGCCTGGGGGCGTTGATGCGCTATCGTTACGCCCGCCGCCTCGGGCTGGAGCTGATGACCGAAACGGTGGCGGTGGCGCGGGCCTGCGACATCGTGCTCGAAAAAGTGTCGGGCACGATCGACCTGGAATGGGTGGCGTTGACGCCGGCTGATCTGGTCGGTCCGGGTTCGCCCTCACTGCTGGCCAAGCACGCCTTGTTGCTGGCCGTGGGCGCGAAGTTCCGCCGCCTGCGTTCGTCGATGCTGGCGGCGATCGAGCGCGGGCGCGAGCCGGCGGTCGAGTACCTCAACGGCGAGGTGCTGGCCCGCGGCCTGCGCCTGGGCGTGCCGACGCCGATCAACGCGCGCGTCCGCGCGCTCATCCACGCCCTCGCCCGGGGCGAATGCCGCCCCAGTCACGCGCTGTTACACAAGCTCTACCGCGACAGCCGCGCCGATGTCGGCCCCACCCGCCGCCGCCCCCCGCTGGGCGGCGCCGGCATCGCCATCGAAGCCGCCCCGCCGGGGTGA